ATTATCACTATATTATCCATGATAATTTTAAGCGCTACAATCAATATATCTCCAAAAATTTCTGAATTATATAATTCTAAAAAATTTTTGGAATTAGAGGCTTTGTGTAGGAAAACAGCAAAGATAATATTCAGTGTTAATGTCGTTATAAGTGTTCTTTTAGGGCTGTTCATAAAACAGGTATTGTTGTTTTTTGGACCAGAGTATTTAGCCATACAAAACGTATTTTTTGTACTGTTGTTTTCACAGTTATTTTGTTCTGTTTTTGGCGTAGTCCCTGTGTATTTAAATATGACCGAAAGATCCAGGATATTTCAAAAAATATTATTGATTACTTTGAGTATTAATACTGCTTTGAATTGTATCTTAATACCGTTGTATGGAGCTATGGGCGCAGCAATTGTATTTACTTCCAGCGTGGTATTCTGGAATATTTGCGTTGTCATTTACGTGTATAAAAAAGATCGGATTAAACTTTATTTTAATTAA
The Flavobacterium kingsejongi genome window above contains:
- a CDS encoding MATE family efflux transporter, with the translated sequence MVLAAISFILIFYFLNRIKTSNTNENVPVKEIVRLSLPMGVSNVIMYLLLSIDIFILKKYFGNQAVAHYSVALKIITILSMIILSATINISPKISELYNSKKFLELEALCRKTAKIIFSVNVVISVLLGLFIKQVLLFFGPEYLAIQNVFFVLLFSQLFCSVFGVVPVYLNMTERSRIFQKILLITLSINTALNCILIPLYGAMGAAIVFTSSVVFWNICVVIYVYKKDRIKLYFN